One stretch of Balneola sp. MJW-20 DNA includes these proteins:
- a CDS encoding calcium/sodium antiporter, translating into MTLLYFIAGLLLLIGGAELLVRGASRIASALGIPSLIIGLTIVAFGTSAPELAISINGVISGQGSIALGNVIGSNIFNILFILGLSSVITPLFVSSQLLKLDVPLMIALSITVIALGWDLLLSRVDGLLLVSGLIIYLGVLIYISLKNRTDMNAVDHPDDPDLPLNWFLQGFFVVTGLLLLILGSRWFVNSAVEIALYLGMSELVIGLTIVSVGTSMPEVVTSVIAAFKGEREIAVGNVVGSNIFNLLSVLGITALISPSGIPVSEAVIGFDLPVMTVVAVACIPIFFTGGIISRWEGAVFLGYYVAYTLFLFLNATQHDLLPVFNTAIIYFAVPLTLITLLVLFLKELKRNGKQKNPY; encoded by the coding sequence ATGACGCTTTTATACTTTATTGCAGGACTGCTTTTGTTGATCGGAGGAGCTGAATTACTGGTACGGGGTGCATCCCGGATCGCATCAGCGCTTGGAATACCTTCACTGATCATAGGTCTCACCATTGTTGCGTTCGGGACCAGCGCCCCAGAACTGGCTATCAGTATTAACGGAGTTATAAGCGGTCAGGGCAGTATCGCATTGGGAAATGTGATCGGTAGTAATATCTTCAACATTCTCTTCATTCTGGGACTATCTTCCGTAATAACCCCGTTGTTTGTTTCAAGTCAGCTTCTGAAGCTGGACGTACCTCTGATGATCGCCTTATCGATCACTGTTATTGCTCTGGGCTGGGATCTGTTGCTTAGCCGGGTCGACGGTTTGCTACTTGTTTCCGGCCTCATCATATACTTAGGTGTGCTCATCTACATCAGCCTAAAGAATAGAACAGATATGAATGCAGTGGATCATCCCGATGATCCTGATCTTCCTCTGAACTGGTTCCTGCAGGGATTTTTTGTGGTTACTGGACTGCTACTCCTGATCCTCGGATCGAGATGGTTTGTGAACAGTGCCGTTGAGATCGCGCTGTATTTGGGTATGAGTGAACTGGTTATCGGACTCACGATCGTATCTGTTGGCACCTCCATGCCGGAAGTTGTCACCTCTGTTATTGCTGCATTTAAGGGAGAACGTGAGATCGCTGTTGGAAATGTAGTTGGCAGTAATATATTTAATTTACTGAGTGTGCTGGGGATCACCGCCCTGATCAGTCCCTCAGGTATCCCCGTCTCGGAAGCCGTGATCGGGTTTGACTTGCCGGTGATGACCGTTGTTGCCGTGGCCTGTATACCGATCTTTTTTACCGGCGGGATCATAAGCCGCTGGGAAGGAGCCGTCTTTCTGGGATATTATGTGGCTTACACCCTCTTCCTCTTCCTGAATGCCACACAGCATGATCTTCTTCCTGTGTTCAATACCGCCATCATTTACTTTGCCGTACCCCTGACCCTTATTACGCTGCTGGTGCTGTTTCTTAAAGAACTGAAACGGAATGGCAAGCAGAAGAATCCTTATTGA
- the katG gene encoding catalase/peroxidase HPI has translation MNDSKAHDPKKSYNVNTISECPFMGGAMRGAAGEGPRNRDWWPNQLNLSILRQHSNLSDPMDPDFDYAEEFQKLDYSAIKKDLAELMTDSQEWWPADYGHYGPFMIRMAWHSAGTYRVGDGRGGAGAGTQRFAPLNSWPDNANLDKARLLLWPIKQKYGKKISWADLMILAGNVALETMGFETFGFAGGRADVWEPEEDIYWGSEGEWLGDKRYTEDRELENPLAAVQMGLIYVNPEGPNGKPDPLAAATDIRETFKRMAMNDYETVALIAGGHTFGKTHGAANPDEYVEAEPAGADIEQMSMGWKNNYGTGAGADTITSGLEGAWTQTPTQWSNLYFKNLFEYEWELHKSPAGAYQWRPKDGAGEGTVPDAHDPDKKHAPFMLTTDLSLKVDPEYEKISRHFYENPDEFADAFAKAWYKLTHRDMGPKARYLGPEVPEEELSWMDPIPEVDHELINDKDVTELKGKILNTGLSVSELVSAAWASASTFRGSDKRGGANGARVRLAPQKDWEANNPEQLSKVLDALESIQNDFNSAQTGDKEVSMADLIVLGGCAAIEKAAKDAGHDISVPFTPGRADATDEQTDVESFEWLEPAADGFRNYFKPKHNTTAEEMLVDKAQLLTLTAPEMTALLGGMRVLNTNYDRSNHGVFTDNPGQLTNDFFVNVLDLGTTWQATSDEQDLFEGRDRKSNEVKWTGTRADLIFGSNSELRAIAEVYGCEDGQEKFVKDFVKAWDKVMNLDRFDLK, from the coding sequence ATGAACGATAGCAAAGCCCACGATCCCAAGAAAAGTTATAACGTTAATACCATAAGTGAGTGCCCGTTTATGGGAGGCGCCATGAGAGGTGCAGCCGGTGAAGGTCCCCGTAATCGCGACTGGTGGCCGAATCAGCTTAATCTGAGCATCCTTCGCCAGCACTCTAATCTGTCTGATCCTATGGATCCGGATTTTGATTATGCGGAAGAATTCCAAAAGCTTGATTACTCTGCGATCAAAAAAGATCTGGCAGAACTGATGACTGATTCTCAGGAATGGTGGCCTGCTGACTATGGCCATTATGGTCCGTTCATGATCCGAATGGCATGGCACAGCGCCGGTACCTACCGTGTTGGTGACGGGAGAGGAGGTGCCGGAGCAGGTACTCAACGTTTTGCTCCTCTGAACAGCTGGCCTGACAATGCTAATCTGGATAAGGCACGCTTACTGTTATGGCCGATCAAGCAAAAGTACGGTAAAAAGATCTCATGGGCTGATCTGATGATCCTTGCCGGAAATGTAGCTCTTGAAACCATGGGTTTTGAGACCTTCGGATTTGCGGGAGGACGTGCCGATGTGTGGGAACCGGAAGAAGATATTTACTGGGGATCTGAAGGCGAATGGTTAGGTGATAAGAGATATACCGAAGATCGTGAACTGGAAAATCCGCTTGCAGCTGTTCAAATGGGTTTGATCTATGTGAATCCTGAAGGACCAAATGGAAAGCCGGACCCTCTGGCAGCAGCTACCGATATTCGCGAGACCTTTAAACGAATGGCCATGAATGATTATGAGACTGTTGCTCTTATCGCCGGTGGACATACGTTCGGTAAGACACACGGTGCCGCCAATCCGGATGAGTATGTGGAAGCCGAACCGGCAGGCGCGGATATTGAGCAAATGAGTATGGGCTGGAAGAACAACTACGGAACCGGTGCAGGGGCTGATACCATTACTTCCGGACTGGAAGGTGCATGGACTCAGACTCCGACCCAGTGGAGTAACCTGTACTTCAAGAACTTATTCGAGTATGAGTGGGAGCTGCATAAAAGTCCCGCCGGCGCGTATCAGTGGAGACCAAAAGACGGAGCCGGAGAAGGAACTGTGCCTGATGCACATGATCCAGATAAGAAGCATGCTCCGTTCATGCTGACTACTGACCTTTCTCTGAAGGTGGACCCGGAGTATGAAAAGATCTCCAGACATTTTTATGAGAATCCTGATGAATTCGCTGATGCCTTTGCGAAAGCATGGTACAAGCTGACTCACCGTGATATGGGACCAAAAGCACGCTATCTCGGACCGGAAGTACCGGAAGAGGAGCTGAGCTGGATGGATCCGATTCCTGAGGTAGATCATGAACTGATCAACGATAAGGATGTCACTGAACTGAAGGGAAAGATACTGAATACCGGGCTGTCCGTATCTGAGCTGGTATCTGCAGCATGGGCTTCTGCTTCTACTTTCAGAGGATCTGATAAGCGTGGCGGTGCCAATGGCGCACGTGTGCGACTGGCTCCTCAGAAAGACTGGGAAGCAAACAATCCTGAGCAGCTTTCCAAAGTGCTGGATGCCCTGGAAAGTATTCAGAATGACTTTAACAGTGCACAGACTGGCGATAAGGAAGTCTCTATGGCAGACCTGATCGTACTGGGTGGCTGTGCTGCCATAGAAAAAGCAGCTAAGGATGCTGGACACGACATAAGTGTTCCATTCACTCCAGGCCGTGCGGATGCAACCGATGAGCAGACCGATGTGGAGTCCTTTGAATGGCTCGAGCCTGCTGCAGATGGATTCCGAAATTACTTTAAACCAAAGCACAATACCACTGCAGAAGAGATGCTGGTAGATAAAGCACAGCTGCTGACTCTTACAGCACCTGAAATGACTGCACTGCTTGGTGGGATGCGCGTACTGAATACCAATTATGACCGCTCCAACCATGGCGTATTTACAGATAATCCGGGTCAGCTGACCAATGACTTCTTTGTGAATGTACTTGATCTTGGAACCACCTGGCAGGCAACCTCCGATGAACAGGATCTGTTCGAAGGTCGTGACCGCAAATCTAACGAAGTGAAATGGACTGGAACACGTGCAGATCTGATCTTCGGATCAAACTCCGAACTTCGAGCTATTGCTGAAGTGTACGGATGCGAAGACGGTCAGGAGAAGTTTGTGAAAGACTTCGTCAAAGCCTGGGATAAAGTTATGAACCTGGATCGTTTCGATCTGAAGTGA
- a CDS encoding amidase: MKNFLNNESAARTCSLIILGFLAAISFTACTQTPPIDPNELVVEASIAELQSAIIDGRITCREVVQAYLDRIEAYDRSTGLNAITELNPRALQRADSLDQALAAGETPGPLFCAPLLVKDNFDTYDLPTTGGSIALAGSIPPDDAFMVRRIREAGAIVIAKTNMAEWAFSPRQTVSSSYDTTANAYAPDRTPAGSSGGTASGVAASFGVAGLGSDTGNSIRGPSSHLSLAGIRSTIGLTSRDGVIPLAFDRDIAGPMARSVEDVARIFNVVAGYDPADPYTEAGKDLKENDYTSFLDPEALKGKRLGVLNVFADPERSDSMVYARFEDALQDLREQGAEIVDFEIDNMRELMRAGLWCGRFRYDMHNYLLSLGADAPMQDVMEVLQTGEYGPDVEGSLRSISEAETEIIHPAERAEPCPDFADHPGRQALLSAVVRSMDEAGIDAFIFPSWSYPPAPLTRANEEYRGDNSQGLIPAAGLPAITVPMGFTYEDLPAGLQIAGRPYSEGLLFGLAYAYEQGTQHRRPPKGFSVIGK; the protein is encoded by the coding sequence ATGAAGAATTTTCTGAATAATGAATCAGCGGCCCGGACCTGCTCACTGATCATCCTGGGCTTTCTGGCCGCCATAAGCTTTACCGCCTGCACCCAGACTCCGCCGATTGATCCTAATGAACTGGTCGTAGAAGCCTCGATCGCTGAGCTGCAGTCTGCTATTATAGACGGACGGATCACCTGCCGAGAAGTTGTACAGGCTTACCTGGACCGCATTGAAGCCTATGATCGGTCAACCGGCCTGAATGCGATCACCGAGCTGAATCCCCGGGCACTCCAACGCGCCGATTCCCTCGATCAGGCCCTGGCTGCAGGAGAGACTCCGGGTCCCCTGTTCTGTGCGCCACTGCTGGTGAAAGACAATTTCGACACCTATGACCTCCCCACTACGGGTGGCTCTATTGCTCTGGCCGGTAGCATCCCCCCGGACGATGCCTTTATGGTGCGGCGCATCCGGGAAGCGGGAGCGATCGTTATCGCCAAAACTAATATGGCAGAATGGGCCTTCAGTCCCCGACAGACGGTCTCCTCTTCTTACGACACTACGGCCAATGCTTATGCTCCGGACCGGACCCCGGCCGGATCCAGCGGAGGAACGGCATCCGGAGTGGCCGCCAGCTTCGGTGTGGCCGGACTGGGCTCCGACACCGGAAATTCTATCCGGGGGCCCAGCTCCCATCTGTCCCTGGCCGGCATCCGCTCCACCATTGGACTCACCTCCCGTGACGGAGTGATCCCACTGGCCTTCGACCGTGATATTGCCGGTCCCATGGCACGCTCTGTGGAGGATGTCGCCCGGATCTTCAATGTGGTAGCAGGCTATGATCCGGCGGACCCCTATACCGAAGCTGGAAAAGATCTCAAGGAGAACGATTATACATCATTTCTGGACCCTGAAGCTTTGAAAGGAAAGCGCCTGGGCGTACTAAACGTCTTCGCCGATCCGGAAAGATCGGACAGTATGGTCTATGCGCGGTTTGAGGATGCCCTGCAGGACCTGCGTGAACAGGGCGCAGAGATAGTCGATTTTGAGATCGATAACATGCGGGAGCTGATGCGGGCCGGGCTCTGGTGCGGCCGGTTTCGCTACGATATGCACAACTATCTGCTTTCACTAGGGGCTGACGCACCCATGCAGGATGTGATGGAGGTCCTGCAGACCGGGGAATATGGTCCGGATGTGGAAGGCAGCCTCAGATCCATCTCAGAAGCAGAAACGGAGATCATTCATCCGGCAGAGCGGGCAGAGCCATGCCCCGACTTCGCGGATCATCCCGGACGACAGGCGCTGCTGTCTGCCGTGGTCAGGTCTATGGATGAAGCAGGGATCGATGCCTTTATATTTCCAAGCTGGAGCTATCCACCAGCCCCTCTGACCCGTGCCAATGAAGAATACCGCGGCGACAATTCGCAGGGACTCATCCCGGCAGCGGGACTGCCCGCTATCACGGTTCCTATGGGCTTTACCTACGAAGACCTGCCCGCGGGACTACAGATCGCAGGACGCCCCTATTCAGAAGGACTGCTATTTGGTCTGGCTTATGCCTATGAGCAGGGAACGCAGCACCGACGTCCCCCAAAGGGATTTTCGGTGATTGGCAAATGA
- a CDS encoding serine hydrolase domain-containing protein → MTRLFIALLFLIYACVLFNACTDIQSEPRKTETTPKTPEEPVTDDELTAYLEKFEQNFLEGLKEKKIPGGAVVLVKDGQVIYQKGFGVKEAGTSDPVDERTVFRLGSVSKGFASVLTGILVENGVLEWDEPVSSYLEEFKLNDPAQTERVQIKHLLSHTTGLPRHAYTNLVEDGLSLDRIIPRLKEVPLISKEGEQIAYQNAAYSAIEKVIETRTADDFKTLLRNALFGPLDMEHASASYDSIRTTVNKALPHVYYSRSRGRVPISISKKYYNAVSSGGINASASDMGKWLLLLTGNTPDFISPETLEQIYKPIATINNRRYSRYWPGVNRSHYAMGWRVLDNHGQKIVYHGGYVNGYRSEIAFAPEEGIGICVLINSNSGFPLEVIPGFFENFRESGNMK, encoded by the coding sequence GTGACCAGATTATTTATCGCATTATTGTTTCTTATTTATGCATGCGTCCTATTCAACGCTTGTACAGATATACAGTCTGAACCCAGGAAAACTGAGACCACTCCTAAGACACCGGAAGAACCGGTGACGGATGATGAACTGACTGCATATCTGGAAAAATTTGAACAGAATTTTTTGGAAGGACTGAAAGAAAAGAAGATTCCAGGCGGGGCAGTAGTACTGGTAAAAGATGGACAGGTGATTTACCAGAAAGGGTTCGGAGTTAAAGAGGCAGGAACATCCGATCCTGTAGACGAGCGTACTGTTTTCCGGCTGGGAAGTGTATCAAAAGGATTTGCTTCGGTGCTTACCGGCATACTGGTGGAGAATGGGGTGCTGGAATGGGATGAACCGGTGTCCTCCTACCTGGAGGAGTTTAAGCTGAATGATCCAGCTCAGACTGAAAGAGTACAAATAAAGCATCTCTTATCCCATACCACCGGACTCCCCCGGCATGCTTATACCAATTTGGTGGAAGACGGATTGTCTCTGGATCGTATCATTCCCCGGCTGAAGGAGGTTCCGCTGATCTCAAAAGAAGGGGAGCAGATCGCTTATCAGAATGCTGCCTATTCAGCGATCGAAAAAGTGATCGAAACCCGGACAGCAGATGACTTTAAGACGTTGCTGAGAAACGCACTGTTCGGTCCTCTGGATATGGAGCATGCTTCCGCCAGCTACGACAGTATCCGGACTACAGTGAATAAGGCTTTGCCGCATGTGTATTATTCCCGTTCACGGGGGCGGGTACCTATATCTATTTCAAAGAAGTACTACAATGCGGTATCCTCCGGCGGAATCAACGCCTCTGCTTCTGATATGGGTAAATGGTTGCTTCTGCTGACCGGAAATACTCCTGACTTTATCTCACCGGAGACACTGGAGCAGATCTATAAACCAATTGCTACCATCAATAACCGTCGCTACAGCCGGTACTGGCCGGGAGTGAACCGATCGCATTATGCGATGGGATGGAGGGTGCTGGATAATCATGGCCAAAAGATCGTATATCACGGCGGCTATGTGAACGGTTATCGAAGTGAGATCGCATTTGCGCCTGAAGAGGGGATCGGTATCTGTGTTCTGATCAACTCTAATTCCGGATTTCCTCTTGAAGTGATTCCCGGGTTCTTTGAAAATTTCAGGGAGTCAGGAAATATGAAGTGA